The DNA sequence TGCCGGGGCGCGGGCCAGAAGGCGCACGGCAGGTTCGTGAAGGCGTTGTCCCAGGTCTCGAAGGGCGCGACGCGCGCCAGTTCCGTGTGGTCCCGGTCCCACACCTCGAAGTCCTCGGGCCAGGGCGCGTCGTTGCACTCGACGGCCGTGTACACCGCCTGCGCGTTCTCGTTGTCCCTGGCCGCCACCGCACGGGGGGAGGCCTGCGCGACCAGCGGCTCCGGGTTGCCCCGGACGTACTCGGAGAGCGCCGTCGCCCGCATCGCCCAGTAGTCGTCGTAGTAACCGGCCCCCAGGAACGCCGAGTGCAGCTGCCCCGGCCCCACCGTGCCGCCCGCGGGCTCCACCGCCAGCCCGGCGCGCACCTCGTCGTAGTGGCGCTGCACCGACTCGGGTGTGTCCCCCAGGTGATAGACGTCGTCGTGCTTGGCCACCCAGCGGCGGAAGTCCTCCCACCGCGCCTCGAAGGCCAGCGACTGACCCATGTTCGAGCGGTACCAGATCTGCTCCGGGTCCGGGTCGACCACCGAGTCGAAGACCATGCGCCGTACGTGGGAGGGGAACAGCGTCGCGTACAGCGCGCCGAAGTACGTCCCGTAGGACGCCCCCATGAAGGTCAGCCGCTTCTCGCCGAGCGCGGCCCGCAGGACGTCCAGGTCACGGGCGTTGTTCAGCGACGTGTAGTGCCGCAGCGTGTCGCCCGCGTGCTGAGCGCAGCCCTCCGCGTACGCCTTCGCGCGGGCGACCCGCCGCTCCTTGTGCTCCCGCGTCGGGTGGGTCGGCGCGTCGGTCGGGCCCTTCGTGTACGCGGCGGGGTCCTGGCAGGTCAGCGGGGCGGAGGAGCCGTTCACCCCGCGCGGGGCGTAGCCGACCAGGTCGTACGCCTCGGCGATCTCCTTCCACTCCGGCAGCTCGCCGGCCATCGGGAAGGTGATGCTGGACGCTCCGGGGCCGCCCGGGTTGTAGACGAACGCGCCCTGCCGGCCGTCGGCCGGGCCGGTGGCCCCGGTGCGACTCACGGTCAGTTCGAGCTGTTTCCCGTCCGGTTCGGCGTAGTCGAGGGGCACTTTCACCGTGCCGCACTTCAGGGAGTCCGGGAGCATCTCCTTCTCCGGGCAGGAGACGAAATCGATCCCGGCGGCCGTGGCCCGGGCGGCGGCGATCGCCGTGCCCCGGGCCTCGTCGGAGCCCCGGCCCTCCCGGGCGTCCGCGGGGGCGGCGGCCAGGGCGGACAGGACCAGGGAGCCGATCGATGTGTACAGCGCAGCAGTTCTCACGCGCGGTGCCTCTCTGCGGATGCGGAGAGGGATGGTCGGGCACGCGGGACGTGATGTCCAGCACCGGCCGGGCATGTCCGGGGCCATGACCCCGATGGGCGGTCGGATGCCGGGACGCCGGGCCCCGTTCAGGAGCCGCCGCCCCCACGGGAGC is a window from the Streptomyces sp. MMBL 11-1 genome containing:
- a CDS encoding alpha/beta hydrolase is translated as MRTAALYTSIGSLVLSALAAAPADAREGRGSDEARGTAIAAARATAAGIDFVSCPEKEMLPDSLKCGTVKVPLDYAEPDGKQLELTVSRTGATGPADGRQGAFVYNPGGPGASSITFPMAGELPEWKEIAEAYDLVGYAPRGVNGSSAPLTCQDPAAYTKGPTDAPTHPTREHKERRVARAKAYAEGCAQHAGDTLRHYTSLNNARDLDVLRAALGEKRLTFMGASYGTYFGALYATLFPSHVRRMVFDSVVDPDPEQIWYRSNMGQSLAFEARWEDFRRWVAKHDDVYHLGDTPESVQRHYDEVRAGLAVEPAGGTVGPGQLHSAFLGAGYYDDYWAMRATALSEYVRGNPEPLVAQASPRAVAARDNENAQAVYTAVECNDAPWPEDFEVWDRDHTELARVAPFETWDNAFTNLPCAFWPAPRQRPMEVGTRWGELPPVLILAAERDAATPYKGALELRKRLPGSSLVTERGAGTHGVGGAGNTCVDDHLRRYLLTGEVPGRGADCAARPEPNPVSLD